From a single Candidatus Izimaplasma bacterium HR1 genomic region:
- the hypA gene encoding hydrogenase nickel incorporation protein HypA: protein MHELGIVLEIVKQVEEYKISNSIEDIEALVLQIGELSGVVPRYIEDVYPMAIENTSLSKTKLIIQIEPGIGKCKECGLSFNLVQNDNICPLCGHTKWDILMGTELLIKEIHAKE, encoded by the coding sequence ATGCATGAATTAGGTATAGTTTTAGAAATAGTAAAGCAAGTTGAAGAATACAAAATAAGTAATAGTATTGAAGACATTGAAGCATTAGTTCTCCAAATTGGAGAACTAAGCGGAGTTGTTCCTAGATATATTGAAGATGTATATCCAATGGCTATAGAAAACACATCTCTAAGCAAAACAAAACTAATAATTCAAATAGAACCAGGTATTGGAAAATGCAAGGAATGTGGTTTGAGTTTCAACTTAGTTCAAAATGACAATATATGTCCCTTATGTGGACATACCAAATGGGATATATTAATGGGTACAGAGTTACTCATTAAAGAAATACATGCCAAAGAATAA
- the gltD_1 gene encoding Glutamate synthase [NADPH] small chain encodes MAQVKLLEFINMVSGTKMKSKKGIGYDDPRFLLLEKVVTEEMAEVALCLKYRDHQTIEQIANKAGKDFDTTKKLLWDLCIAGAANIKREGEINTFWYETWVPGIFEMVVNNKENVQKYPQIAKAFDDYGHLRNPVAAGNFPIGTGVMRVIPIQSAVDGNTKTVPSEEISTYVESASLFSVSDCSCRTSREENGEGCGHLKEDMCIQLDDAAEYYIRTGRGKEITKEEAYDILDRAEKDGLMHQIPNTEGDGHTHAICNCCGCSCYALRAASMYLNPDMVRSNYVSKVDKDLCTGCGECIDVCPTNAIKLGQKLCVKNEIEIPVRTEFPQDMEWGEEHWNPDYRDNRKETLESGTSPCKTECPSHISIPAYIKLASQGRYHEALELIKKDNPFPAVCGRVCPALCESACTRGDLDEAVAIDEIKKFIAEQDLNEENRFIPNIKHAYDKNIAIIGGGPSGLSCAYYLAIEGYKVTVFEKEKALGGMLTFGIPNFRLEKNVINAEIAILGEMGVKFNLGVEVGTDITVEEMKNNGFDAFYIAIGAQKGRALGIKNEDKTNVITGVDFLRNVALDNQEDVHGNIVIIGGGNVAIDVARTAVRKGGRNVQMFCLEDRDNMPALQDEVHEALEENISINNSYGPKEFIVKDGKVTQVVFHKCLSVQDESGRFNPKFDETDSMTIDADFILTAVGQQIDFNKLLTGLNIELNTNNTIKVDSLTLQSSEKNIFAGGDVVTGPKYAIDAIALGKEAAISIHRYVNKGQSLTYGRKRNYYKALDKNNVEYKGYDLTQRQVSKVDHIKNLKGSFDDPRGVLTEEQIKIETSRCLSCGVTIVDEFLCVGCGACTTRCKFDAIKLEKVHEGYGVDFPDLKPIIIKAALKRKARIFFKNIGKKFKVRG; translated from the coding sequence ATGGCACAAGTTAAACTACTAGAATTTATCAATATGGTATCTGGTACAAAAATGAAGTCTAAGAAGGGTATTGGGTATGATGATCCAAGGTTCTTACTATTAGAAAAAGTTGTAACTGAAGAAATGGCTGAAGTAGCCTTATGTTTAAAATATCGTGATCACCAAACAATCGAGCAAATAGCTAATAAAGCTGGTAAAGATTTTGATACAACTAAAAAGTTATTATGGGATTTATGTATCGCTGGAGCTGCCAATATTAAACGTGAAGGTGAAATTAATACGTTTTGGTACGAAACATGGGTACCTGGAATCTTCGAAATGGTTGTTAATAATAAAGAAAATGTTCAAAAATATCCTCAAATAGCAAAAGCATTTGATGATTATGGACATTTAAGAAACCCTGTTGCTGCAGGTAACTTTCCAATTGGTACTGGGGTAATGAGAGTTATTCCAATTCAAAGTGCAGTTGATGGAAATACCAAAACAGTACCAAGTGAAGAAATATCTACATATGTAGAAAGCGCATCTTTATTTAGTGTTTCTGATTGTAGTTGTCGTACTTCTCGAGAAGAAAACGGTGAAGGTTGCGGACATTTAAAAGAAGACATGTGTATTCAACTAGATGATGCTGCTGAATATTACATTCGTACAGGTAGAGGTAAAGAAATCACAAAAGAAGAAGCATACGATATTTTAGATAGAGCTGAAAAAGATGGTCTTATGCATCAAATTCCTAATACTGAAGGAGATGGACATACCCATGCAATTTGTAACTGTTGTGGTTGTTCATGTTATGCATTAAGAGCAGCTAGTATGTATCTAAACCCTGATATGGTTAGATCAAACTATGTTTCTAAAGTAGATAAAGACTTATGTACTGGTTGCGGTGAATGTATTGATGTTTGTCCAACTAATGCCATAAAACTAGGTCAAAAACTATGTGTAAAAAATGAAATAGAAATTCCTGTTAGAACTGAATTTCCTCAAGATATGGAGTGGGGTGAAGAACACTGGAATCCTGATTATAGAGATAATAGAAAAGAAACACTTGAAAGTGGTACTTCTCCTTGTAAGACAGAATGTCCATCACATATAAGTATTCCTGCTTATATTAAACTTGCATCTCAAGGTAGATACCACGAAGCATTAGAACTTATAAAAAAAGACAATCCATTCCCTGCTGTTTGCGGAAGAGTTTGTCCTGCATTATGTGAAAGTGCATGTACTCGTGGTGATTTAGATGAAGCTGTTGCAATTGATGAAATCAAAAAATTTATTGCTGAGCAAGACTTAAATGAAGAGAATCGTTTTATCCCTAATATAAAGCATGCCTACGATAAAAACATCGCAATCATCGGTGGTGGTCCATCAGGACTAAGTTGTGCTTACTACTTAGCAATAGAAGGATACAAAGTAACTGTCTTCGAAAAAGAAAAAGCACTAGGTGGAATGTTAACATTTGGTATTCCTAACTTTAGATTAGAGAAAAATGTTATAAATGCTGAAATCGCTATTCTAGGTGAAATGGGTGTTAAGTTCAATTTAGGTGTTGAAGTTGGTACTGATATTACAGTAGAAGAAATGAAAAATAATGGATTTGATGCTTTCTATATTGCTATTGGTGCACAAAAAGGTAGAGCATTAGGAATTAAAAACGAAGATAAAACTAATGTCATTACTGGTGTTGACTTCTTAAGAAATGTAGCCTTAGATAATCAAGAAGATGTTCATGGAAACATTGTTATTATCGGTGGTGGAAATGTTGCAATTGATGTTGCTAGAACTGCAGTACGTAAAGGTGGCAGAAACGTTCAAATGTTCTGTTTAGAGGACAGAGACAACATGCCTGCATTACAGGATGAAGTTCATGAAGCACTAGAAGAAAATATTTCTATCAACAACAGTTATGGTCCAAAAGAATTTATTGTTAAAGATGGAAAAGTTACTCAAGTTGTCTTCCACAAATGCTTAAGTGTCCAAGATGAATCGGGTAGATTTAATCCAAAGTTTGATGAAACAGATTCTATGACAATAGATGCTGATTTTATCTTAACAGCTGTAGGACAACAAATTGATTTCAATAAACTACTAACAGGATTAAACATAGAATTAAACACAAACAATACTATCAAAGTGGATTCACTAACTTTGCAGTCTAGTGAAAAAAATATCTTTGCTGGTGGAGATGTTGTGACTGGACCTAAATATGCAATTGATGCGATTGCCTTGGGTAAAGAGGCAGCTATCAGTATTCATAGATATGTAAACAAAGGCCAAAGCTTAACTTATGGCCGTAAACGTAACTATTATAAAGCCCTAGATAAAAACAATGTAGAATACAAAGGTTACGACTTAACTCAAAGACAAGTATCTAAAGTAGATCATATCAAAAACTTAAAAGGTTCATTTGATGATCCTCGTGGTGTTCTAACTGAAGAGCAAATAAAAATTGAAACATCAAGATGTTTAAGTTGTGGTGTTACAATAGTTGATGAATTCCTATGTGTTGGTTGTGGAGCTTGTACAACAAGATGTAAATTTGATGCTATTAAACTAGAAAAAGTTCATGAGGGATATGGTGTAGATTTCCCAGATCTAAAACCAATAATTATAAAAGCTGCTCTAAAAAGAAAAGCAAGAATCTTCTTCAAAAATATTGGTAAGAAGTTTAAAGTAAGAGGTTAA
- the hypB gene encoding Hydrogenase isoenzymes nickel incorporation protein HypB: protein MSIKIIEIQKRVYANNDAKAEVLRNELKSNQTFMINLMSSPGSGKTTFVVSTINLLKEELNIGVIEADIDSDVDAITVQKSGARVMQLHSGGMCHIDAGMTSEGLEALDYEDLDFVILENIGNLICPASYDLGQAKNVMILSVPEGHDKPLKYPKMFTKVDALIISKVDTVSLFDFDFEKVTEYAKSLNPEINIFPLSAKTGEGMDAWIKYIKNEIMGWRT from the coding sequence ATGAGTATAAAAATTATTGAAATTCAAAAAAGAGTCTATGCAAATAACGATGCTAAAGCAGAAGTTCTTCGAAATGAATTAAAAAGTAACCAAACATTTATGATTAACTTAATGAGTAGTCCTGGTAGTGGTAAAACAACATTTGTTGTTAGTACAATTAACCTGCTAAAAGAAGAATTAAATATTGGTGTTATCGAAGCTGATATTGATAGTGACGTTGATGCTATAACCGTTCAAAAAAGTGGTGCTAGAGTAATGCAACTTCATAGTGGTGGAATGTGTCATATCGACGCAGGAATGACCTCTGAAGGCTTAGAAGCACTAGATTATGAAGATTTAGACTTTGTTATATTGGAAAACATAGGAAATCTTATTTGTCCTGCAAGTTATGATTTAGGACAAGCAAAGAATGTAATGATTTTAAGTGTCCCAGAAGGACATGACAAACCATTGAAATACCCAAAAATGTTTACCAAAGTAGATGCTTTGATAATTAGTAAAGTTGATACAGTAAGTTTATTTGATTTTGATTTTGAAAAAGTTACCGAATACGCTAAAAGCTTAAATCCAGAAATTAACATCTTCCCACTTTCAGCCAAAACAGGTGAGGGTATGGATGCATGGATTAAATATATCAAAAACGAAATTATGGGATGGAGAACATAA